In one Gemmatimonas aurantiaca genomic region, the following are encoded:
- a CDS encoding PAS domain S-box protein, giving the protein MPSISTPTDSTTWSLQEVLDAIDRAEGSEERVQVAADHFQRLGFDRVVVSLRDASLNPTVLGVAGAPDAPSGASAPSELALKPLPGAVWRRRLPHLERFRVGGLFFLDGTDDWVAREFFGADPSPDAPDRQWLPTDLIVGVLRGPQQDVLGFVKLAGVRDGRRPDADRLRDIETIVRHLAARVAYDALGVLAQQRHERLQLLQEAGTSLTRSLDEQEIVRELVRQVQRAVRCDGVVVLVPDLDNDILSTTLRMVRNVERPRGPVRLGEGLVAEVARTGRPVRVGDRDADRARERAGLAPPLTMYDIVGESGTATSVVAVPMRVGIRLMAVLAVHSTNADMYSAEDEEVLATMAAQAATALANARRYAESERERRTTEALADVARAVGESLRLGEVLRLILRHTVSLLGVEGACVALRTGDYLHIVAAAGTADVLSGVHLPLNTSLLGRCVQGNELVVLNELSHEAPIARTVQQLARIQRIVMAPLGTGRGTIGAIAVMNRERPFDQDDAKVLQRLADQVAVAIDNARLFEEVEKATREWKVAFDTTASGIVVLEESLTVSRCNARAAELCGMSIPGLLGQRFRDVLLGAADSPDASMIDACIARALRDGVPVRETVKDLVHSRLLSLLVSAHPDGGCVITFDDVTEATRLAELHRNVLETVSDAIIITGLNGRITFANPAAKALFQREHITDARTNELIPQDWLAAVLASEASVRRGARVRYECEVLRADGTRRNVQVSSTPLVELGVIRGTVACLRDITEQRADALARERSEVLYSRLVESASDAIFTVDLQGHFISVNQGFLNESGLRREQVLGLHFGVLVDQVDRAQAMDAMRATLAGERLRLHIRCIGYNGPRMAMVTTAPIHASGQVVGALGIVRDVTNDEIQREAQLQQARLAAVGQSLGRVANELNNPLASLLAVAELHVASPTLVEDDRRAMEQMVEEARRASRIVNQLLDTTGEAPQVGGIRSAVDLNTVLRRALDLFRHSLKAQAVRVSTTFQRELPDVHGDPLQLQQVISNLLTNAEQALSEFSGDRELLLETRTEGDAVVLRLRDNGPGILPQHLPRVIEPMFTTRSARGQRGLGLTIAHAIVRDHGGQLDIQSRHGEGATATVRLPVAGAPALADRRLTPRSNAAVHAIMNTRLSSESVASETPPAPMSAPAPSTPRTELRAVSRVLLLEDEATLRSAIGRFLRTRGYQVDMTENGQMALDALSENTYDLILLDLRMKGITGEDVYETMIDAYPEQAARVVFMTGDMHSDHAARFIRQTGRPVLAKPFTLVELEKRIKQILGEPE; this is encoded by the coding sequence ATGCCCAGTATTTCGACGCCTACCGATTCGACGACGTGGTCGCTGCAGGAGGTGCTCGACGCGATCGATCGCGCCGAGGGCAGCGAGGAACGGGTGCAGGTGGCGGCCGATCACTTCCAGCGTCTGGGATTCGATCGGGTCGTGGTGTCGTTGCGCGACGCGTCGCTCAATCCCACGGTGCTCGGCGTGGCGGGAGCGCCGGACGCGCCCTCCGGCGCATCCGCGCCGTCGGAACTGGCACTCAAGCCGCTGCCGGGCGCCGTGTGGCGCCGGCGGTTGCCGCATCTCGAACGTTTCCGCGTGGGCGGGCTGTTTTTCCTCGATGGCACCGACGACTGGGTGGCGCGCGAGTTCTTCGGCGCCGACCCGTCCCCAGATGCGCCGGATCGGCAGTGGCTGCCCACCGATCTCATCGTGGGTGTGTTGCGGGGGCCGCAGCAGGATGTGCTGGGCTTCGTGAAACTCGCCGGCGTGCGGGACGGGCGCCGTCCGGACGCCGATCGGCTGCGGGATATCGAGACCATCGTCCGTCATCTCGCGGCGCGCGTGGCGTACGACGCGCTGGGGGTGCTGGCGCAGCAGCGTCATGAGCGGCTGCAACTGCTGCAGGAAGCGGGGACATCGCTGACCCGCTCACTCGACGAACAGGAGATCGTCCGCGAACTCGTGCGTCAGGTGCAGCGGGCCGTGCGATGTGATGGCGTGGTGGTGCTGGTTCCGGATCTCGACAACGACATCCTCAGCACGACGCTGCGCATGGTGCGCAATGTGGAGCGTCCGCGCGGTCCGGTGCGGCTGGGGGAAGGCCTCGTCGCCGAAGTGGCCCGCACCGGACGACCGGTGCGTGTGGGCGATCGTGACGCCGATCGGGCGCGGGAGCGGGCCGGTCTCGCGCCGCCGCTCACGATGTACGACATCGTCGGTGAATCGGGCACGGCCACCTCGGTGGTGGCGGTGCCCATGCGCGTGGGTATCCGGCTCATGGCCGTCCTGGCCGTGCATTCGACCAACGCCGACATGTACTCGGCCGAGGACGAGGAAGTCCTGGCCACGATGGCCGCGCAGGCCGCTACGGCGCTGGCCAATGCGCGGCGGTATGCCGAGAGTGAACGCGAGCGACGCACCACCGAAGCGCTGGCCGACGTGGCGCGCGCGGTGGGCGAGTCGCTGCGCCTGGGTGAGGTGCTGCGACTCATTCTCCGGCACACGGTGTCGTTGCTCGGCGTGGAGGGCGCGTGCGTCGCCCTGCGCACGGGCGACTACCTGCATATCGTGGCCGCCGCGGGAACGGCCGATGTGCTGAGCGGCGTGCATCTGCCCCTCAACACCAGTCTGCTCGGACGGTGCGTGCAGGGCAACGAGCTGGTGGTGCTCAACGAGTTGAGCCACGAGGCACCGATCGCGCGTACCGTGCAGCAACTCGCGCGGATCCAGCGCATCGTGATGGCGCCGCTGGGCACGGGACGTGGCACGATCGGCGCGATCGCGGTCATGAATCGCGAACGTCCGTTCGATCAGGACGATGCCAAAGTGCTGCAGCGTCTCGCCGATCAGGTGGCCGTGGCCATCGACAATGCGCGGTTGTTCGAGGAAGTGGAGAAAGCGACGCGGGAATGGAAAGTCGCGTTCGACACCACCGCCAGCGGCATCGTGGTGCTCGAGGAATCGCTCACCGTGAGCCGCTGCAACGCCCGCGCGGCGGAATTGTGCGGCATGAGCATCCCGGGGCTGCTGGGACAGCGCTTCCGCGATGTGCTGCTGGGCGCTGCCGACAGCCCCGATGCCTCGATGATCGACGCGTGCATCGCCCGGGCGCTGCGTGACGGAGTCCCGGTGCGGGAAACCGTGAAGGATCTCGTGCACAGTCGGCTGCTCAGCCTGCTGGTGAGCGCCCATCCCGATGGCGGCTGTGTCATCACGTTCGACGACGTGACCGAGGCGACCCGTCTGGCGGAGCTGCACCGCAACGTGCTGGAGACCGTTTCCGACGCGATCATCATCACAGGACTCAACGGTCGCATCACGTTCGCGAATCCGGCGGCCAAGGCGCTGTTCCAGCGTGAACACATCACCGATGCGCGGACCAACGAGCTCATCCCGCAGGACTGGCTGGCGGCCGTGCTGGCGAGTGAAGCATCGGTGCGGCGTGGCGCGCGCGTGCGCTACGAATGTGAGGTGCTGCGCGCCGACGGCACACGACGCAACGTGCAGGTCAGCTCCACGCCCCTGGTGGAACTCGGCGTCATTCGCGGCACCGTGGCCTGTCTGCGCGACATCACGGAACAGCGCGCCGATGCCTTGGCCCGTGAACGGTCGGAGGTGTTGTACTCGCGGCTGGTCGAGAGTGCGAGCGATGCGATCTTCACCGTCGATCTCCAGGGACATTTCATCTCGGTCAACCAGGGGTTCCTGAACGAATCCGGGCTGCGCCGTGAACAGGTGCTGGGGCTGCATTTCGGCGTGCTCGTCGACCAGGTGGACCGGGCGCAGGCGATGGACGCGATGCGCGCGACACTGGCCGGCGAACGATTGCGGTTGCACATCCGCTGCATCGGGTACAACGGCCCGCGCATGGCCATGGTCACCACGGCGCCCATTCACGCGTCGGGGCAGGTGGTCGGAGCGCTGGGCATCGTGCGTGACGTGACCAACGACGAGATCCAGCGGGAAGCCCAGCTGCAGCAGGCGCGTCTGGCCGCCGTGGGACAATCGCTGGGGCGTGTGGCGAATGAGCTGAACAATCCACTCGCCAGTCTGCTGGCCGTGGCCGAATTGCACGTGGCGTCCCCGACACTGGTGGAGGACGATCGCCGGGCGATGGAGCAGATGGTGGAGGAGGCGCGACGCGCCTCGCGTATCGTGAATCAGTTGCTCGACACCACCGGCGAGGCACCGCAGGTGGGGGGCATACGGTCGGCCGTGGATCTCAACACGGTGTTGCGACGGGCGCTCGATCTCTTCCGGCACAGCCTCAAGGCACAGGCGGTGCGGGTGAGCACCACGTTCCAGCGCGAACTGCCCGATGTGCATGGCGACCCACTGCAACTGCAGCAGGTGATCTCCAATCTGCTCACGAACGCGGAGCAGGCCCTCTCGGAATTCAGCGGGGACCGTGAACTCCTGCTGGAAACGCGTACCGAGGGAGACGCCGTGGTGCTGCGTCTTCGCGACAACGGACCGGGGATCCTGCCGCAGCATCTGCCGCGGGTGATCGAACCGATGTTCACCACACGCTCGGCGCGCGGACAGCGGGGACTCGGCCTGACCATCGCTCACGCCATCGTGCGCGATCACGGCGGGCAGCTCGACATCCAGTCACGGCACGGCGAAGGCGCGACGGCGACCGTGCGATTGCCCGTGGCCGGCGCACCCGCGCTGGCCGATCGCCGGCTCACACCGCGCAGCAATGCCGCGGTGCACGCCATCATGAATACGCGGCTGTCCTCGGAGTCCGTTGCATCGGAGACGCCCCCCGCGCCCATGTCTGCACCCGCGCCTTCGACGCCACGCACGGAGTTGCGCGCCGTGTCCCGTGTCCTGTTGCTGGAAGACGAAGCGACGCTCCGGTCGGCGATCGGCCGTTTCCTTCGCACGCGCGGCTATCAGGTGGACATGACGGAGAACGGCCAGATGGCCCTGGACGCGCTCAGTGAGAACACCTACGATCTCATCCTGCTCGACCTGCGCATGAAGGGCATCACGGGCGAGGATGTGTACGAAACCATGATCGATGCCTATCCCGAGCAGGCGGCGCGTGTGGTGTTCATGACCGGTGACATGCACAGCGATCACGCGGCGCGGTTCATCCGCCAGACCGGTCGCCCCGTGCTGGCCAAGCCGTTCACACTCGTCGAGCTCGAGAAACGCATCAAACAGATCCTCGGTGAGCCGGAGTGA